In Brevibacterium zhoupengii, the following are encoded in one genomic region:
- a CDS encoding DUF2871 domain-containing protein, translated as MKKIFNAAFAYMIIGVLSGLFYREFTKANDFPEGGFTQLSVVHTHLLTLGFIVLLIVLVLDKVFGLSGTKMFSWFFWTYNAGIILTAGTMVWHGMLTVLGQESSAMISGIAGLGHIALSVGMVLLFLSLRKAIVADKAVTTATASSIAS; from the coding sequence ATGAAGAAAATATTCAACGCGGCATTCGCATACATGATCATCGGCGTCCTTTCCGGCCTGTTCTACCGGGAGTTCACCAAGGCCAACGACTTCCCAGAAGGAGGCTTCACCCAGCTCAGCGTCGTCCACACCCACCTGCTCACGCTCGGTTTCATCGTCCTGCTCATCGTCCTCGTCCTCGACAAGGTCTTCGGCCTCTCGGGCACGAAGATGTTCTCCTGGTTCTTCTGGACCTACAACGCCGGCATCATCCTCACCGCCGGCACTATGGTCTGGCACGGCATGCTCACCGTCCTCGGCCAGGAGTCCAGCGCCATGATCTCCGGAATCGCCGGACTCGGCCACATCGCGCTCTCCGTCGGGATGGTCCTGCTCTTCCTGTCGCTGCGCAAAGCCATCGTCGCCGACAAGGCCGTCACCACGGCCACAGCTTCGTCAATCGCCAGCTGA
- a CDS encoding creatininase family protein has product MTRQSVAEIRPQVRKYGELTSLEVEVAKANDALLILPVGACEQHGDGLPLSTDSIRADHVAMAVAEELAVAEDLADSDSTVPGRAFVLPSIDYGVSPHHGNLPGTVSLDPRTFVDIVTTVVGQLCDSGFTRILVITGHGGNIAALGVAQQVLLSSHPDLTFAYSPVSGLATDTTAQLPRTEVSGHSGESETSQMLAIDGSLVDSPRLTAGATALDELSPRARLTRTKSPSSAVTFDQYADNGVLGDPRTATAAAGEDILGEIIAKLVSYSKEMLRL; this is encoded by the coding sequence GTGACCCGGCAGAGCGTGGCCGAGATCCGACCACAGGTCCGCAAGTACGGAGAGCTGACCTCGCTCGAGGTCGAGGTCGCCAAGGCGAACGACGCCCTCCTCATCCTGCCGGTCGGCGCCTGCGAGCAGCACGGCGACGGGCTGCCACTGAGCACCGACAGCATCCGAGCCGACCACGTGGCCATGGCCGTGGCCGAAGAACTGGCGGTGGCCGAAGATCTGGCCGACAGTGACAGCACCGTGCCGGGCAGGGCCTTCGTGCTCCCCAGCATCGACTACGGGGTGTCTCCTCATCACGGGAACCTGCCCGGCACGGTCAGCCTCGACCCTCGTACCTTCGTCGACATCGTGACCACCGTCGTCGGTCAGCTCTGCGACTCCGGTTTCACCCGCATCCTCGTGATCACCGGCCACGGGGGCAATATCGCCGCCCTCGGGGTCGCCCAACAGGTGCTGCTGAGCTCCCACCCGGATCTCACCTTCGCCTACTCGCCCGTCAGCGGCCTGGCCACCGACACGACCGCCCAACTGCCACGCACCGAGGTCAGCGGGCATTCGGGTGAATCGGAGACCTCGCAGATGCTGGCCATCGACGGCAGCCTCGTCGACTCGCCTCGGCTCACTGCCGGTGCCACGGCACTCGACGAGCTGTCTCCACGGGCACGCCTGACCCGGACGAAATCACCGTCCAGCGCGGTCACCTTCGACCAATACGCCGACAACGGTGTTCTGGGAGACCCTCGCACGGCCACGGCCGCGGCCGGGGAGGACATCCTCGGCGAGATAATTGCGAAGCTCGTCTCCTACTCCAAGGAGATGCTGCGTCTATGA
- a CDS encoding nucleobase:cation symporter-2 family protein, whose amino-acid sequence MSTSKQSPKSKQANSARPEDERLPVGTSFAYGLQHVLTMYGGIIAVPLIIGKAAGLDGAGVSILIASCLFVGGLATILQSFGVPFFGSQLPLVQGVSFAGVATMTSILAGGEGLPEVFGAVLVASAIGLIVAPGFALIVKFFPPVVTGTVITTIGLSLMPVAAGWAMGGNAEAPDYGSGRNILIAVGTLAVVLILSRIPVAAISRLSILLAIVVGTVICLIFGWADFSHVLDRGVFAFPEPFAFGMPTFSAAAIISMFIVIIVTFAETTADIIAVGEIVKTKVDSKRISNGLRADMLSSAVSPIFNSFTQSAFAQNVGLVAITGVKSRFVVTAGGVILVVLGLLPVMGGVVAAIPSPVLGGAGIVLFGTVAASGIRTLSKVEYEGNLNMILVAVSLAFGIIPVVQPDFYNSFPSWVGIILHSGISSATLMAVLLNLVFNHIGVRSKDRTERSVFVAGTGRVIRRDELERLINHEALLAEGDTVKDGKIVDCNGEEVPVVSEHQHDKVVEAIKNGEAQTQDDVRRVIKETED is encoded by the coding sequence ATGTCGACATCAAAGCAGTCGCCCAAGAGCAAGCAGGCGAATTCAGCTCGCCCGGAGGATGAACGACTCCCGGTCGGCACCTCATTCGCCTACGGTCTTCAACACGTTCTGACCATGTACGGCGGCATCATCGCCGTGCCCCTCATCATCGGCAAAGCCGCCGGACTCGATGGTGCGGGAGTCAGCATACTCATCGCATCATGTCTGTTCGTGGGAGGACTGGCCACGATTCTGCAGTCGTTCGGCGTTCCGTTCTTCGGCTCCCAGCTGCCGCTCGTCCAGGGCGTATCCTTCGCCGGCGTTGCCACCATGACGTCGATCCTCGCAGGAGGTGAAGGACTTCCGGAGGTCTTCGGCGCAGTCCTTGTCGCTTCGGCGATCGGGCTCATAGTCGCCCCGGGCTTCGCGCTCATTGTGAAGTTCTTCCCACCTGTTGTCACAGGCACCGTCATCACGACGATCGGTCTGTCCCTCATGCCGGTGGCCGCAGGATGGGCCATGGGCGGAAATGCCGAGGCCCCCGATTACGGCAGCGGTCGCAATATCCTCATCGCCGTCGGCACCTTGGCCGTCGTCCTCATTCTCAGCCGGATTCCGGTGGCCGCGATCTCCCGCCTGTCCATTCTTCTGGCCATCGTCGTCGGAACTGTCATCTGCCTCATCTTCGGCTGGGCGGACTTCTCTCACGTCCTCGATCGCGGCGTGTTCGCATTCCCTGAACCGTTCGCCTTCGGAATGCCGACCTTCTCTGCGGCGGCGATCATCTCGATGTTCATCGTCATCATCGTCACCTTCGCAGAGACCACTGCGGACATCATCGCGGTGGGTGAGATCGTCAAGACCAAGGTCGACTCCAAGCGGATCTCGAATGGTCTGCGTGCGGACATGCTGTCCTCGGCAGTGTCACCGATCTTCAACTCCTTCACTCAGTCGGCCTTCGCCCAGAACGTCGGACTTGTGGCGATCACCGGAGTGAAGTCCCGTTTCGTGGTCACCGCCGGCGGTGTCATCCTCGTCGTCCTCGGCCTGCTGCCCGTCATGGGCGGCGTCGTTGCCGCGATTCCTTCCCCCGTCCTCGGCGGCGCGGGCATCGTCCTCTTCGGCACCGTCGCAGCCTCGGGCATCCGCACCCTGTCCAAGGTTGAGTACGAGGGCAACCTCAATATGATCCTGGTGGCAGTGTCTTTGGCGTTCGGCATCATCCCGGTCGTCCAGCCCGACTTCTACAACTCCTTCCCCTCGTGGGTCGGAATCATCCTCCACTCGGGAATCTCCTCGGCAACCCTCATGGCCGTGCTGCTCAACCTGGTCTTCAACCACATCGGCGTGCGAAGCAAGGACCGCACCGAACGCTCGGTATTCGTCGCAGGCACCGGTCGAGTCATCCGCAGGGACGAGCTCGAGCGCCTCATCAACCATGAGGCACTGCTGGCCGAGGGCGACACCGTCAAGGACGGGAAGATCGTGGACTGCAACGGTGAGGAAGTTCCAGTTGTCTCGGAGCACCAGCACGACAAGGTCGTGGAGGCGATCAAGAACGGCGAGGCGCAGACTCAAGACGATGTGCGTCGAGTGATCAAAGAGACCGAAGACTGA
- a CDS encoding DUF6114 domain-containing protein — translation MKEAAINDQQTDRQEDSEQRTNLLALSRRSRRSSERVEAQPESTVETAEFAAATSGHDDANREDATNKAAGHEEAADEAARRKGAGREDAPKRHRFRNWRRQRPFIGGVLAALGGVELFFSGQLDTGNLQIQFGIEGLQATVIPIALVVLGLLAMFKPTHHVFYGIIALVLSVYSLIGVNLGGFILGMLLSSIGSILIVAWMGPRKPKSDAPSSDAQAPVAGRREDTQSAGEEGVA, via the coding sequence ATGAAGGAGGCCGCAATCAACGACCAGCAGACCGACAGGCAGGAGGACTCCGAGCAGCGTACGAATCTGCTCGCGTTGTCCCGCCGATCGCGCCGCAGCAGTGAGCGCGTGGAGGCCCAGCCCGAATCGACCGTTGAGACGGCCGAATTCGCCGCTGCGACATCCGGTCATGACGATGCCAATCGTGAGGATGCCACCAACAAAGCTGCCGGTCACGAAGAAGCCGCTGACGAAGCTGCCCGTCGCAAGGGAGCCGGTCGCGAGGATGCCCCGAAGCGTCACCGCTTCCGGAACTGGCGTCGCCAGCGTCCCTTCATCGGCGGAGTCCTGGCCGCACTCGGCGGTGTCGAGCTCTTCTTCTCCGGGCAGCTCGACACCGGCAACCTGCAGATCCAGTTCGGCATCGAAGGATTGCAGGCCACGGTCATCCCGATCGCTCTCGTGGTACTCGGACTCTTGGCGATGTTCAAGCCCACGCATCACGTGTTCTACGGGATCATCGCTCTCGTTCTTTCGGTCTACTCGCTCATCGGGGTCAACCTCGGCGGGTTCATCCTCGGAATGCTGCTGTCCTCCATTGGATCGATTCTCATTGTCGCCTGGATGGGACCTCGGAAGCCGAAGTCCGACGCTCCAAGCTCGGACGCTCAGGCACCAGTTGCCGGGCGGAGGGAAGACACTCAATCCGCAGGTGAAGAGGGCGTTGCATGA
- a CDS encoding FadR/GntR family transcriptional regulator produces the protein MTAPIGLVERLTREIVDTIRTQNLQPGQTLPSAKALAERFEVTVPTVREALRRLEATGSVELKHGSGTYVREAINRRILDNPHYVPVDLAAAIELLDARIAIEPGIAELAASVQGDSAVETMETAVDNALQLHTEVPAGHFHVELAKASGNRALHEMLVSLLAIHSRTQQAARFTYDRLRDHDEHADILDAIKRGDGLEASHRTRKHLESIKAAVLADWSERSAADRSEPTTDGTEQ, from the coding sequence ATGACAGCACCCATCGGACTCGTCGAACGACTCACTCGCGAGATCGTCGACACGATTCGCACCCAGAACCTGCAGCCCGGTCAGACTCTGCCCTCGGCAAAAGCCCTGGCTGAGCGCTTCGAGGTCACCGTCCCTACCGTCCGCGAGGCCCTGCGCCGACTCGAGGCCACAGGCTCGGTCGAGCTCAAGCACGGTTCCGGCACCTATGTGCGAGAGGCGATCAACCGTCGCATCCTCGACAATCCGCACTACGTACCGGTGGACCTCGCCGCAGCCATCGAGCTGCTCGATGCACGCATCGCCATCGAACCCGGCATCGCGGAACTCGCGGCCAGCGTCCAAGGTGACAGCGCTGTTGAGACGATGGAGACCGCGGTCGACAACGCCCTGCAGCTGCACACCGAGGTGCCCGCGGGTCACTTCCACGTCGAGTTGGCCAAGGCCTCAGGGAATCGGGCGCTGCACGAAATGCTCGTCTCCCTCCTGGCCATCCACTCCCGCACTCAACAGGCGGCCCGTTTCACCTACGACCGCCTCCGCGACCACGACGAGCACGCCGACATCCTCGATGCGATCAAGCGCGGCGACGGCCTCGAAGCATCGCACCGGACTCGCAAACACCTCGAGAGCATCAAAGCCGCGGTCCTCGCCGACTGGTCGGAACGGTCCGCCGCCGATCGGTCGGAGCCCACCACCGATGGAACCGAGCAGTGA
- a CDS encoding alanine/glycine:cation symporter family protein, producing the protein MNSIIENSGQIHDIAVLDTIPINADRMTTASHAVAESPAAADITAASGIDQAIESFVGPIAQAFSNVVFFELSIGGVGIPLIVVWLMAAAVFLTVYLRFQPIRGLKYSVGIIRGRFTRKTDPGQVSSFQALATELSGTVGLGNIAGVAVAITVGGPGAALWIIIFGFFAMTVKMAEATLGVKYRKIQPDGTVSGGPMYYLRDGLAEIGRPKLGKFLAVFYAIATVIGVIGAGNLFQANQAAAILVKATGGDSSFLADKLWLIGAVVAALTALVILGGIKKIGQWTSKLTPMMAILYFLSIIVILIMNIGEIPHAFALMFTGAFTPDGLTGGVIGVAIVGIQRALFSNAAGIGSAAMAHAASKTTKPATEGFVAMWEPLIDSVIICTLTSLAIITTGLYGSSSEDGIGLTSEAFATVAGWFPILLTICVVLFAFSTILAYGYYGQQALGYLTGNSKKADKAYQIFWILAVIVGASMSLESVIAFSDAIFFLMAFPNLLGLYFLSRILRLEILRLRKRIDVGVMREITPAELQVGMGDHEPTAEQIRAAEAGRRRKRDKLREVRDSLKAKKLERAKRGD; encoded by the coding sequence ATGAACTCCATAATTGAAAATTCTGGCCAGATCCACGACATCGCCGTCCTGGATACCATCCCGATCAATGCCGACCGGATGACCACCGCTTCCCACGCCGTGGCCGAAAGCCCGGCGGCCGCAGACATCACGGCCGCTTCGGGCATCGACCAGGCGATCGAATCGTTCGTCGGTCCGATAGCCCAAGCCTTCAGCAACGTCGTGTTCTTCGAGCTCTCCATCGGCGGAGTCGGCATCCCCCTCATCGTCGTCTGGCTCATGGCGGCCGCAGTATTCCTCACCGTCTACCTGCGCTTTCAGCCCATCAGAGGATTGAAGTACTCGGTCGGCATCATTCGCGGGCGCTTCACCCGCAAAACGGACCCGGGCCAGGTATCGAGCTTCCAGGCCCTCGCGACCGAACTCTCTGGGACGGTGGGGCTGGGCAACATTGCCGGCGTCGCTGTCGCGATCACCGTCGGTGGACCCGGTGCCGCCCTGTGGATCATCATCTTCGGCTTCTTCGCCATGACCGTGAAGATGGCCGAGGCAACACTCGGCGTGAAGTATCGGAAGATCCAGCCGGACGGCACCGTCTCCGGCGGGCCGATGTACTACCTGCGCGACGGTTTGGCCGAAATCGGGCGACCCAAGCTCGGCAAGTTCCTCGCGGTCTTCTACGCGATCGCCACCGTCATCGGAGTCATCGGTGCGGGCAATCTGTTCCAGGCCAACCAGGCCGCGGCGATCCTAGTCAAAGCCACGGGTGGGGACAGCAGCTTCCTCGCCGACAAGCTGTGGCTCATCGGAGCCGTCGTCGCGGCGCTGACGGCCCTGGTCATCCTCGGCGGGATCAAGAAGATCGGCCAGTGGACGTCGAAGCTGACTCCGATGATGGCGATTCTCTACTTCCTCAGCATCATCGTCATCCTCATCATGAATATCGGTGAGATCCCGCATGCCTTCGCCCTCATGTTCACCGGTGCCTTCACCCCCGATGGTCTCACCGGCGGAGTCATCGGTGTGGCCATCGTCGGTATTCAGCGGGCACTGTTCTCGAACGCCGCAGGTATCGGTTCGGCGGCCATGGCCCATGCGGCATCGAAGACGACGAAGCCTGCCACCGAGGGTTTCGTGGCGATGTGGGAGCCGCTCATCGACTCCGTCATCATCTGCACCCTGACCTCCTTGGCGATCATCACCACCGGTCTCTACGGGTCGAGCTCGGAGGATGGAATCGGTCTGACCTCCGAGGCGTTCGCGACGGTGGCCGGATGGTTCCCGATCCTGCTCACCATCTGCGTGGTGCTCTTCGCCTTCTCGACGATCCTCGCGTACGGATACTACGGCCAACAGGCCCTGGGATACCTGACGGGGAATTCGAAGAAGGCCGATAAGGCGTATCAGATCTTCTGGATCCTGGCTGTCATCGTCGGTGCTTCCATGTCATTGGAATCCGTCATCGCGTTCTCCGATGCCATCTTCTTCCTCATGGCCTTCCCCAACCTCCTAGGCCTGTACTTCCTGTCCCGGATTCTGCGCCTTGAAATTCTGCGGCTACGCAAGCGCATCGACGTCGGCGTGATGCGTGAGATCACACCGGCCGAGCTGCAGGTCGGCATGGGTGATCATGAACCGACCGCCGAACAGATCAGAGCCGCCGAGGCGGGCCGTCGTCGTAAGCGCGACAAGCTGCGTGAGGTGCGGGATTCGCTCAAAGCCAAGAAGCTGGAGCGTGCGAAGAGGGGCGACTGA
- a CDS encoding type 1 glutamine amidotransferase, producing the protein MSELRILVIEHEDGAGPKRFGDWLSEAGAEVDVLRPYLGDEVPAVLQSPAALQSSAALHGSAADDGSAADDGYAALLVLGGSAGPLEDTVNPWLPKVRSLLRDSAAGEFPSFNICLGGELLAAATSARIFRRDRPQIGIYDLHTTSAGEKDPVFAAIAGEPGETIPAVLFHQEEMELPEGAELLLTGSDAPVQGYRVGEFAWGTQFHPESDAAQVAQWLSSDPLQLPEGKTNESIRAEVAEADAELVRINRALAHSFVDFLRRRQ; encoded by the coding sequence ATGAGCGAATTGAGAATCCTGGTCATCGAGCACGAAGACGGCGCGGGCCCGAAGCGATTCGGCGACTGGTTGAGTGAAGCCGGCGCCGAGGTTGATGTCCTTCGCCCCTACCTCGGCGACGAGGTCCCTGCAGTGCTTCAGAGCCCTGCAGCACTCCAGAGTTCTGCCGCGCTTCACGGCTCAGCTGCCGATGACGGCTCAGCTGCCGATGACGGCTACGCCGCACTTCTCGTCCTGGGCGGATCCGCAGGGCCTCTTGAGGACACGGTCAATCCGTGGCTGCCCAAGGTCAGGAGCCTGTTGCGAGACTCGGCGGCGGGGGAGTTCCCCAGTTTCAACATCTGCCTCGGCGGGGAGCTGTTGGCGGCGGCCACCTCGGCGCGGATCTTCCGACGGGATCGCCCGCAGATCGGGATCTACGATCTGCACACCACCTCGGCGGGGGAGAAGGATCCCGTGTTCGCGGCCATCGCCGGCGAACCGGGGGAGACGATTCCCGCGGTCCTCTTCCACCAGGAGGAGATGGAGCTGCCCGAGGGCGCCGAACTTCTGCTCACCGGCTCCGACGCACCGGTGCAGGGCTACCGGGTCGGCGAATTCGCGTGGGGCACCCAGTTCCACCCCGAGTCCGATGCCGCGCAGGTCGCACAGTGGCTGAGCTCGGACCCGCTCCAGTTGCCCGAGGGTAAGACCAACGAGTCGATCAGGGCCGAGGTCGCCGAGGCGGACGCCGAGCTGGTGAGAATCAATCGGGCACTCGCGCACAGTTTCGTCGACTTCCTGCGCCGTCGCCAGTGA
- a CDS encoding DUF6230 family protein, protein MKFPKLASSISAVGKSHAGRIALVAIPTGVVSAILMGGVAQGAVPVSFAISGSQFKISSTQLEGTDFSQYSGFAKDAEGAKHSVVTANIGNATLENLCQSAVADTPMGKVGVLIKAGGKGEPASAKNLQIGMTGLKGDAEFKNIRIGVDASDVNTKEKGTKGDFAQDADTVSIKDLKQDSWSTTASVFTLKDMELKLTDGSEKCF, encoded by the coding sequence ATGAAGTTCCCAAAGCTCGCAAGCAGCATTAGCGCGGTCGGCAAATCCCACGCAGGCCGGATCGCTTTGGTAGCGATTCCTACCGGCGTTGTTTCCGCCATCCTGATGGGTGGGGTTGCTCAGGGTGCAGTACCTGTTTCATTCGCCATATCGGGAAGCCAGTTCAAGATCAGCTCCACACAGCTCGAGGGAACAGATTTCTCCCAGTACAGCGGGTTCGCCAAGGACGCAGAGGGTGCAAAGCACTCCGTCGTGACCGCCAACATCGGCAACGCCACGCTCGAAAATCTCTGCCAGTCTGCAGTCGCGGACACCCCGATGGGCAAGGTGGGCGTTCTCATCAAGGCTGGCGGAAAAGGCGAGCCTGCATCGGCCAAGAACCTTCAGATCGGCATGACGGGACTCAAGGGCGACGCCGAGTTCAAGAACATCCGCATCGGCGTGGATGCTTCCGACGTCAACACCAAGGAAAAAGGGACCAAGGGTGACTTCGCCCAGGACGCCGACACGGTCTCGATCAAGGACTTGAAACAGGACTCGTGGAGCACCACGGCCTCGGTGTTCACCCTGAAGGACATGGAGCTGAAGCTCACTGACGGATCCGAGAAGTGCTTCTGA
- a CDS encoding AbgT family transporter, with protein sequence METTTTDKPTQERLPAVIRFLNVIENVGNRLPHPFWLFWMLAGILAVLSLVLSSLGVGVNDPGTGEWTPVNNLLSGDGIAMAVSTSLDAYQSFPPLITIMVVIMGVALAERTGLLSTAMKVSIAKVPASLIVFTVAFMGTVSHVASAAAYVILVPLGGMVFKAVGRSPVLGVIVAYTSIASGYDASPIPTPNDAIFAGITSAAANIIDPDYIVTPIGNWYFNIASSILLAIVITIVTELVLTKRQNLEADEDAEYEDLVITAKERSALRYSMFAVIAMLLFVVVLVVPDNAPLRGDGPIGESPFLTGIAFIIAMIFGVGGMVYGFREGTIEKFADVPKLMSQGIVSMAPVLVLFFAIAQFLEYFAWTNIGMLVSVSSSELFTGLGLPTWVIFILVLIVLSIVNVLITSGSAMWAIMAPVIVPMLMLLDVPPETSQALFRIADSGSTSITPMSPYFILALGFMQRYQKSAGIGTLASHTLPLAVCMTIMWSLLFFLWWGLGIPLGPDAPVR encoded by the coding sequence ATGGAAACGACCACCACGGATAAGCCCACTCAGGAACGCCTCCCGGCAGTCATCCGCTTCCTCAACGTCATCGAGAACGTCGGCAACAGACTCCCGCACCCCTTCTGGCTGTTCTGGATGCTGGCCGGAATCCTCGCCGTTCTCAGCCTCGTTCTCTCGTCCTTGGGAGTCGGGGTCAACGACCCCGGCACCGGGGAGTGGACGCCGGTGAACAATCTGCTCAGCGGCGACGGGATCGCGATGGCCGTGAGCACCTCGCTCGACGCCTACCAGTCCTTCCCGCCGCTGATCACGATCATGGTCGTCATCATGGGCGTGGCCCTGGCCGAGCGCACCGGGCTCCTGTCCACAGCGATGAAGGTCTCGATCGCGAAGGTTCCCGCGTCCCTCATCGTCTTCACCGTCGCCTTCATGGGCACGGTCTCCCACGTGGCCTCGGCCGCGGCCTACGTCATCCTCGTCCCCTTGGGCGGCATGGTGTTCAAGGCGGTCGGGCGCTCCCCTGTCCTCGGCGTCATCGTCGCCTACACCTCGATCGCCTCGGGATACGACGCCAGCCCCATCCCGACTCCCAATGATGCGATCTTCGCAGGAATCACCTCGGCGGCGGCGAACATCATCGATCCGGACTACATCGTCACCCCGATCGGCAACTGGTACTTCAACATCGCCAGCTCCATCCTGCTGGCCATCGTCATCACCATCGTCACCGAACTCGTCCTCACCAAGCGGCAGAATCTCGAAGCTGACGAGGACGCCGAATACGAAGATCTCGTCATCACCGCCAAGGAGAGGTCGGCCCTGCGGTACTCGATGTTCGCAGTGATCGCGATGCTCCTCTTCGTCGTCGTCCTCGTCGTCCCGGACAACGCTCCCCTGCGCGGGGACGGCCCCATCGGCGAATCCCCGTTCCTCACCGGCATCGCGTTCATCATCGCCATGATCTTCGGCGTCGGCGGAATGGTCTACGGGTTCCGTGAAGGCACGATCGAGAAGTTCGCCGACGTCCCCAAACTCATGAGCCAGGGCATCGTGTCCATGGCCCCGGTCCTCGTCCTGTTCTTCGCGATAGCCCAGTTCCTCGAGTACTTCGCGTGGACGAACATCGGCATGCTGGTGTCCGTGTCGAGCTCGGAACTGTTCACCGGCCTCGGCCTGCCGACATGGGTGATCTTCATCCTCGTGCTGATCGTTCTCTCGATCGTCAATGTCCTCATCACCTCAGGCTCGGCGATGTGGGCGATCATGGCCCCGGTCATCGTGCCGATGCTCATGCTCCTCGACGTCCCACCCGAGACCTCGCAGGCACTCTTCCGCATCGCCGACTCGGGCTCGACTTCGATCACCCCGATGAGCCCCTACTTCATCCTCGCGCTCGGCTTCATGCAGCGCTATCAGAAGTCGGCCGGCATCGGCACCCTCGCCTCCCACACCCTGCCGCTGGCGGTGTGCATGACGATCATGTGGAGCCTGCTCTTCTTCCTCTGGTGGGGCCTGGGCATCCCGCTGGGCCCAGATGCTCCGGTACGGTGA
- a CDS encoding 8-oxoguanine deaminase, with protein MTTGTRFTGTRSPGTRSTAATTNSTGSTLWLRNPMAVHLGRNVDPTQASGGIVIDKQSGTIVELVPGGGEPTGGAQSVAEVVDASAHVITPGLINTHHHFYQTLTRAWAPVADLPLFGWLTNLYPVWARLTPKALELATTVAMAELLESGCTTAADHHYLFPTGMDDAIDIQVEVTRKLGMRAMLTRGSMSLGEKDGGLPPQQTVQDADVILADSRRLVEAYHERGEGAQVQIGFAPCSPFSVTTELMRDSAILAEELDVRLHTHLAETLDEEEFCRERFGLRTVDYLESVGWLSDRSWLAHGVHFDTDEIIRLGEAGASVAHCPTSNMRLASGIARAVELEEAGVNVGLGVDGSASNDASNLIREVRQALYIQRLRYGSEDVTCARVLDWATSGSAAALGRGDIGRIEVGKQADLAMFRLDGLAFSGSHDPIPALVLCGAEKADKVMVAGQWRVLDGNAIGSNGGQLDKEALIAAHQEEARKLVAG; from the coding sequence ATGACCACAGGCACCCGGTTCACAGGCACCAGGTCCCCAGGCACCAGGTCCACAGCGGCGACGACCAATTCGACCGGCTCCACGCTGTGGCTGCGCAATCCCATGGCTGTCCATCTTGGGCGCAACGTCGATCCGACGCAGGCTTCCGGCGGCATCGTCATCGACAAACAGTCCGGAACGATCGTTGAGCTCGTCCCTGGAGGTGGTGAGCCCACCGGTGGGGCGCAGTCCGTCGCCGAGGTGGTCGATGCAAGCGCGCACGTGATCACTCCGGGGCTCATCAACACCCACCACCACTTCTACCAAACCCTGACCCGAGCGTGGGCTCCCGTAGCGGACCTGCCGCTCTTCGGATGGCTGACGAACCTCTATCCGGTCTGGGCCCGACTGACGCCGAAGGCCCTCGAACTGGCCACCACTGTGGCCATGGCCGAACTCCTCGAATCCGGGTGCACCACAGCCGCCGACCACCACTACCTCTTCCCGACGGGCATGGACGACGCAATCGACATCCAGGTCGAGGTGACCAGAAAACTCGGTATGCGCGCCATGCTCACCCGCGGATCCATGTCCCTGGGGGAGAAGGACGGCGGATTGCCGCCGCAGCAGACCGTGCAGGATGCCGACGTCATCCTCGCCGACTCCCGCCGCTTGGTCGAGGCCTACCACGAGCGCGGAGAGGGAGCGCAGGTCCAGATCGGCTTCGCCCCCTGCTCACCCTTCTCCGTGACCACCGAACTTATGCGCGACAGCGCGATCCTCGCCGAGGAGCTCGACGTCCGACTCCACACCCACCTCGCGGAGACCTTGGATGAAGAGGAGTTCTGCCGGGAACGATTCGGGCTGCGCACCGTCGACTATCTCGAGTCCGTGGGGTGGTTGAGTGATCGGTCCTGGCTGGCCCACGGTGTCCACTTCGATACGGATGAGATCATCCGCCTCGGGGAGGCCGGTGCCTCCGTGGCGCACTGCCCGACGTCGAACATGCGCCTGGCTTCGGGCATCGCCCGGGCCGTCGAACTTGAGGAAGCCGGCGTCAACGTGGGTCTCGGCGTCGACGGGTCGGCGTCGAACGATGCCTCGAACCTCATCCGCGAGGTCCGGCAGGCACTCTATATTCAGCGTCTGCGCTACGGTTCTGAGGATGTCACCTGCGCTCGCGTCCTCGACTGGGCCACCAGCGGCTCGGCTGCGGCCTTGGGTCGCGGAGACATCGGACGCATTGAGGTCGGCAAGCAGGCCGATCTGGCGATGTTCCGCCTCGACGGCCTCGCCTTCTCCGGCTCACACGATCCGATTCCTGCCCTTGTTCTCTGCGGAGCGGAGAAGGCGGACAAGGTCATGGTCGCCGGTCAGTGGCGCGTTCTCGACGGCAATGCGATCGGCAGCAACGGTGGACAGTTGGACAAGGAGGCGCTCATCGCGGCTCACCAGGAGGAGGCCCGCAAGCTCGTGGCCGGCTGA